The Nitrospinaceae bacterium genome window below encodes:
- the argC gene encoding N-acetyl-gamma-glutamyl-phosphate reductase yields MVKVGIAGASGYTGLELVRLLIKHPEVEITTLTSEKHQGQKIADVFPFFSGFLDKKFVSLSPSIAEGCDLLFLALPHTTSMNQVPAFLKTNCRVIDLSADFRLKSAEDFETWYAVAHEQKEILAQSVYGLPELHREAIRSAKLVANPGCYPTSVTLALAPLIKTDWVDLGSIVADSKSGVSGAGRKPALGTQFSECNEAVSAYGLGTHRHTPEIEQEISALAGREIRITFSPHLIPMTRGMLSTVYINLTKDIKLEALDTHFREFYKDEPFVRILNPGTFANTQYVASSNFCDIGLTIDKRTRRIVLTSALDNLVKGAAGQAVQNMNIMLGIDEKTALDFPGIFP; encoded by the coding sequence ATGGTCAAAGTTGGCATAGCAGGCGCAAGCGGATACACAGGGCTGGAACTGGTCCGCCTGTTGATCAAACACCCTGAAGTCGAAATAACCACCCTCACCTCGGAAAAACATCAGGGGCAAAAAATTGCAGACGTTTTTCCATTCTTCAGTGGGTTTTTAGACAAAAAATTTGTCAGCCTCAGCCCTTCCATCGCCGAAGGATGCGATCTCTTATTCCTGGCATTGCCGCACACCACATCCATGAACCAGGTCCCGGCTTTCCTCAAAACAAACTGCCGGGTCATCGATCTCAGCGCCGACTTCCGTTTGAAATCGGCGGAGGACTTTGAAACCTGGTACGCCGTAGCTCACGAACAAAAGGAAATATTAGCCCAATCGGTTTATGGCCTGCCGGAGTTGCACCGCGAGGCCATCCGGTCCGCAAAGCTGGTTGCCAATCCCGGTTGTTATCCCACCAGTGTCACGTTGGCGCTGGCGCCGTTAATAAAAACCGACTGGGTGGACCTTGGATCGATCGTCGCCGATAGCAAGTCCGGCGTTTCAGGAGCGGGAAGAAAACCCGCACTTGGCACCCAGTTTTCCGAATGCAACGAGGCGGTTTCAGCTTACGGTCTGGGGACGCATCGCCATACGCCGGAAATCGAGCAGGAAATTTCCGCGTTAGCGGGTCGGGAAATCCGCATCACCTTTTCCCCGCATTTGATACCCATGACCCGCGGCATGCTGAGCACAGTCTACATCAACCTGACCAAAGACATTAAACTCGAAGCCCTGGACACCCATTTCCGGGAATTTTATAAAGACGAACCGTTTGTGCGCATATTAAATCCTGGAACGTTCGCCAACACGCAGTATGTCGCGTCCTCAAATTTTTGCGACATAGGACTGACAATCGATAAGCGCACCCGGCGCATCGTTCTCACCAGCGCCCTGGACAACCTGGTGAAAGGCGCGGCAGGCCAGGCCGTGCAAAACATGAACATCATGCTGGGAATCGATGAAAAAACCGCGCTCGATTTTCCCGGTATTTTTCCATAA
- the def gene encoding peptide deformylase, which translates to MSILTIKNWLDPVLRKKGEPIENIDGSIAKLTEDMIETTLNAKGAGLAANQVGLPYSLFVVDMGIEKGTHDLIAVVNPVITATEGEEISEEGCLSIPEVYAQVKRALKVELKGLDLDGNPIRYEAKGFLARAFQHEMDHLDGSLFWDKLGKLKRDSLKRKFKKKQKELEA; encoded by the coding sequence GTGTCCATTTTAACGATCAAAAACTGGCTGGACCCGGTCCTTCGGAAAAAAGGCGAACCCATTGAAAATATTGACGGCTCCATTGCAAAATTGACCGAGGATATGATCGAAACCACCTTGAACGCCAAAGGAGCCGGTCTGGCCGCCAATCAAGTAGGCCTTCCCTACAGTCTCTTCGTGGTCGATATGGGCATCGAAAAAGGCACGCATGATCTGATCGCTGTGGTCAACCCCGTCATCACCGCGACGGAAGGCGAGGAAATCAGTGAAGAAGGGTGTCTCAGTATTCCCGAGGTCTACGCTCAGGTCAAACGCGCCCTCAAAGTGGAACTCAAAGGTCTGGATCTGGATGGCAACCCCATCCGTTATGAGGCCAAAGGCTTTTTAGCGCGTGCCTTTCAGCATGAAATGGACCATCTCGACGGGTCCCTGTTCTGGGACAAACTGGGAAAACTAAAAAGGGATTCGCTCAAGCGCAAATTCAAAAAGAAACAGAAAGAGCTGGAAGCATGA
- the rplM gene encoding 50S ribosomal protein L13: MKTYSAKKGEVEKKWVLIDAQDQSLGRVASKAASIIRGKTKPVFTPHVDTGDNVIIINAAKVRLTGKKWDDKIYYHHTGYPGGIKSTTAKEIREKQPANLLKKAITGMLPKNRLGRSLHGNFRIYDNEQHPHVGQNPETVTV; encoded by the coding sequence ATGAAGACTTACTCCGCCAAAAAGGGTGAAGTTGAAAAAAAATGGGTGCTCATTGATGCCCAGGATCAATCCCTGGGGCGTGTCGCCTCCAAAGCCGCATCAATCATCCGCGGAAAAACCAAGCCGGTTTTCACGCCCCATGTCGACACAGGCGACAATGTGATCATCATCAACGCCGCCAAGGTCCGTTTGACCGGGAAAAAGTGGGACGACAAAATCTACTACCACCACACGGGATATCCCGGCGGAATCAAATCGACAACGGCCAAGGAAATCCGAGAAAAACAACCCGCCAATCTGCTGAAAAAGGCCATCACCGGAATGTTGCCAAAAAACCGGTTGGGGCGGTCCCTGCATGGGAATTTTCGAATTTACGACAACGAACAACATCCGCACGTTGGGCAAAATCCGGAAACCGTAACAGTTTGA
- a CDS encoding epimerase — MPRTLITGGAGFLGSHFCDFLLKKGHEVICMDNVITGSLQNIAHIKNDKFTFIKHNVTQHIKIEGPLDFVLHFASPASPIDYLVHPIPTLKVGSLGTHNTLGLAEAKRAVYLIASTSEVYGDPLVHPQKEDYWGNVNPVGPRGVYDEAKRFSEAMAMAYHRAHGLDAKIVRIFNTYGPRMRLQDGRAIPNFIHQALKGEDITVYGDGSQTRSFCYVSDLIEGIYRLMMSSVNEPVNIGNPKEMTIKEMAEKILQATQSKSKILYTSLPVDDPKVRQPDITLAKKVLSWEPKVGLDEGLKSTLEYFKAKVNSSNTK, encoded by the coding sequence ATGCCTAGAACTTTAATCACCGGAGGAGCGGGTTTTCTGGGATCGCATTTTTGCGATTTCCTGCTGAAAAAAGGCCATGAAGTGATCTGCATGGACAACGTGATCACAGGCTCCCTGCAAAACATCGCCCACATCAAAAACGATAAATTCACCTTTATCAAGCACAACGTGACCCAGCACATCAAGATCGAGGGTCCCCTGGATTTCGTCCTGCATTTTGCGTCACCTGCAAGCCCCATCGATTACCTGGTGCACCCCATTCCCACTCTCAAGGTGGGTTCTTTAGGAACTCACAATACCCTGGGACTGGCGGAAGCCAAGCGCGCGGTTTATCTCATCGCTTCCACCTCGGAAGTGTACGGCGATCCTTTGGTGCATCCTCAAAAAGAAGATTATTGGGGAAACGTCAACCCCGTAGGTCCCCGGGGTGTTTACGACGAAGCGAAACGATTCTCCGAGGCAATGGCCATGGCGTATCACCGGGCGCACGGACTCGACGCCAAGATCGTCAGAATATTCAACACCTACGGTCCGCGCATGCGGCTGCAGGATGGCCGCGCCATCCCCAACTTCATTCACCAGGCTTTGAAGGGCGAAGACATAACCGTATACGGGGACGGCAGTCAAACCCGGAGTTTCTGTTATGTCTCGGATCTCATCGAAGGCATTTACCGGTTGATGATGTCCAGCGTGAACGAACCGGTGAACATAGGAAACCCCAAGGAAATGACGATCAAGGAGATGGCGGAGAAAATTTTGCAAGCCACTCAAAGCAAGAGTAAAATCCTTTACACTTCGCTTCCCGTAGACGACCCGAAAGTCAGACAGCCGGATATCACGCTGGCAAAGAAAGTCCTGAGCTGGGAACCGAAGGTGGGATTGGATGAGGGTTTAAAGTCCACCCTGGAATATTTCAAGGCCAAAGTAAACTCGTCCAATACCAAATAA
- the rpsI gene encoding 30S ribosomal protein S9, protein MEGGEEKYYATGKRKESIAKVWLERGEGNFSINNRTLKEYFRRDSLETNAQLPLVLTETLETFDVKASVTGGGLSGQSGALRLGIARALIESNPDLRTSLKRAGYLTRDARAVERKKYGQPGARKKYQFSKR, encoded by the coding sequence ATGGAAGGCGGCGAAGAAAAATATTACGCAACAGGAAAACGAAAAGAATCCATCGCCAAAGTCTGGCTGGAGCGCGGCGAAGGCAATTTTTCCATCAACAATCGGACCTTGAAAGAGTATTTCCGCAGAGACAGCCTGGAAACCAACGCGCAATTGCCCCTGGTACTCACCGAAACCCTGGAGACATTTGACGTGAAAGCTTCCGTCACCGGGGGCGGCCTCTCAGGCCAGTCCGGTGCCCTTCGCCTGGGCATCGCCCGTGCGCTTATCGAGTCCAACCCCGATCTTCGCACTTCGTTAAAGAGGGCGGGATATCTCACCCGGGATGCGAGAGCGGTCGAGCGCAAAAAATACGGCCAGCCCGGCGCCCGGAAAAAATACCAGTTCTCCAAGCGGTAA
- the fmt gene encoding methionyl-tRNA formyltransferase, with translation MKIVFMGTPEFSLPTLKNLVSSDHQVAAVVTQPDRPKGRGRELAASPVKTFALNSGIDVLQPEKASAESFIEILRKLKPDLIIVVAYGQILRKQVLEIPGRFCMNLHSSLLPKYRGAAPINWAIINGEKETGVTTMKMDEGMDTGDILLTEKTPITDSDNAQTLHDKLSEAGGSLVLESLRRLEDNSLTPLPQDSSQASYAPKLKKEDGLIHWEKDAVSLRNLVRGLEPWPGAFTYLNSKRLRLCAVETTSGEKKDQPGEIARLTDHGIEVGSGKGRLIITELQPEGKKRMSAKSFLAGHKMTRGERFEASLTPCTPNTH, from the coding sequence ATGAAGATTGTCTTTATGGGAACGCCCGAGTTTTCGCTTCCAACTCTTAAAAACCTCGTTTCGTCAGATCATCAGGTCGCAGCCGTCGTCACCCAGCCCGATCGGCCCAAAGGCCGGGGCAGGGAGCTGGCAGCCTCACCGGTTAAAACCTTTGCCCTTAATTCCGGCATCGACGTTCTTCAACCCGAAAAGGCCAGCGCGGAAAGTTTTATCGAAATTCTTCGCAAGCTTAAACCGGACCTGATCATCGTCGTGGCCTACGGCCAGATTTTACGCAAACAGGTTCTTGAAATTCCCGGCAGATTTTGCATGAATCTGCATTCGTCCCTGCTTCCCAAGTACCGGGGAGCCGCACCCATCAACTGGGCCATCATCAACGGGGAAAAAGAAACCGGCGTCACCACCATGAAAATGGACGAGGGGATGGATACCGGTGACATCCTCCTCACGGAAAAAACCCCCATCACGGATTCGGATAACGCGCAAACTCTGCACGACAAACTTTCCGAAGCCGGGGGTTCACTCGTCCTTGAAAGCTTACGCCGGCTGGAGGACAACTCGCTGACGCCCCTGCCCCAGGATTCCAGTCAGGCTTCCTATGCTCCAAAACTTAAAAAAGAGGATGGACTGATCCATTGGGAGAAAGACGCCGTGAGCCTTCGCAATCTGGTCCGGGGGTTGGAGCCCTGGCCGGGAGCGTTCACCTATTTAAATTCCAAACGGCTCCGCCTGTGTGCCGTCGAAACCACATCGGGAGAGAAGAAGGACCAACCCGGTGAAATCGCACGCCTCACAGACCACGGAATCGAGGTTGGATCTGGTAAAGGCAGGTTGATCATCACCGAACTGCAACCGGAAGGCAAAAAAAGGATGTCTGCCAAAAGTTTCCTTGCCGGACATAAAATGACCAGAGGGGAACGCTTCGAAGCCAGCTTGACCCCCTGCACACCCAACACCCATTAG
- the shc-1 gene encoding squalene-hopene cyclase → MNDATKLESGSMEPETQSAGVSSGNLDIEQGIGKSRDYLLSRQDKEGFWVDELESNATITAELIFFMHMTGRVDTGRQEKLINYLLKKQREDGSWTLYHGGPCDINSTVECYMALKMAGYSADHPALVKAKEAIFANGGIQATRVFTKIFLALFGQISWNVPPAVPVEVVLLPDGCWFNIYEISSWSRGTVVPLSVVCAYRPVHTLEPGRDVQELFTENDRDLGFYADGNLFSSWRNFFIHLDGFFKFIGKSSWKPFRRRALKKAEKWILTHQEDEGDFGGIQPAMLNSLLALHFLGYPHDHPAIVKGMEAVDRFLIEEDDCISFQACVSPLWDTAIACNALLDSGLPADHPGLVKAGEWMVKKQVVKPGDWTVKNPHTEPGGWAFEFFNELYPDNDDTAEILIALDRIAIPDHRWKLKESERALTWLLSMQSKNGGWGAFDQDNDKEILNEVPFADHKALLDPPTIDVTSRILWCLGKLGLKRNHPRVDKALQFVKANQELDGCWWGRWGVNYIYGTFLALNGFKFIGEDMNQPFIGKAVRWLEDHQNTDGGWGETCESYERPKLRGQGKSTASQTAWAILGLVAAGEAQNPVVKKGVDYLLQTQNTEGTWWEDEFTGTGFPVHFFIKYHMYQHFFPLMALSRYRNAVEEEKTTVS, encoded by the coding sequence ATGAATGACGCGACCAAATTAGAATCGGGATCGATGGAGCCTGAAACCCAATCCGCAGGCGTTTCTTCAGGAAACCTTGATATTGAGCAAGGGATTGGCAAATCCAGGGATTATCTCCTTTCCCGCCAGGATAAAGAGGGATTCTGGGTCGATGAACTGGAATCGAACGCCACCATAACGGCGGAACTGATCTTTTTCATGCACATGACCGGCCGTGTGGACACCGGCAGGCAGGAGAAACTCATCAATTACCTGCTCAAGAAGCAGAGGGAGGATGGGAGCTGGACGCTTTATCACGGGGGACCCTGCGATATCAATTCGACGGTGGAATGTTATATGGCGTTAAAGATGGCCGGATATTCTGCCGATCACCCGGCTTTGGTCAAGGCCAAAGAAGCTATTTTTGCAAACGGCGGAATCCAGGCGACACGCGTTTTTACCAAAATTTTTCTGGCGCTGTTCGGGCAGATTTCCTGGAACGTGCCGCCTGCCGTTCCGGTGGAGGTCGTGCTTTTGCCGGACGGATGCTGGTTCAACATCTATGAGATTTCCAGCTGGTCACGCGGGACGGTGGTTCCCTTGTCGGTGGTTTGTGCGTATCGACCGGTGCATACATTGGAACCGGGCCGGGATGTTCAGGAATTGTTTACCGAGAACGACCGTGACCTTGGATTTTACGCCGACGGAAATCTCTTTTCTTCCTGGAGAAACTTTTTTATTCATCTCGACGGGTTTTTTAAGTTCATCGGCAAGTCTTCCTGGAAACCGTTTCGCCGAAGGGCTTTGAAAAAAGCCGAAAAGTGGATATTGACCCATCAGGAGGATGAAGGCGATTTTGGCGGCATTCAACCGGCCATGCTCAACTCCCTCCTGGCGCTGCATTTTCTGGGATACCCTCACGACCACCCGGCGATTGTCAAGGGCATGGAAGCGGTGGACCGTTTCCTCATCGAGGAGGACGACTGCATCTCCTTTCAGGCTTGTGTTTCGCCGTTGTGGGACACGGCCATCGCTTGTAATGCGCTTTTAGATTCGGGTTTGCCCGCGGATCACCCTGGGCTCGTTAAAGCGGGGGAATGGATGGTGAAAAAGCAGGTGGTGAAACCGGGCGACTGGACGGTTAAAAATCCGCACACCGAGCCTGGCGGCTGGGCGTTCGAGTTTTTTAACGAACTCTATCCCGATAATGACGATACCGCGGAAATTTTAATCGCGCTCGACCGGATCGCCATTCCCGATCATCGCTGGAAATTGAAAGAGTCGGAACGGGCGCTGACCTGGCTGTTGAGCATGCAAAGCAAAAACGGCGGCTGGGGCGCATTCGACCAGGACAACGATAAAGAAATTTTAAACGAGGTGCCTTTCGCGGATCATAAGGCCCTGCTCGATCCGCCGACGATCGACGTTACCAGCCGCATATTGTGGTGTCTTGGTAAGCTGGGGCTTAAAAGAAATCATCCGCGTGTCGACAAGGCACTGCAGTTTGTAAAGGCGAATCAGGAACTGGATGGCTGTTGGTGGGGCCGGTGGGGGGTGAATTATATTTACGGCACCTTTCTGGCGTTGAACGGGTTCAAATTCATCGGTGAGGATATGAATCAGCCGTTCATCGGCAAAGCCGTGCGCTGGCTGGAGGACCATCAAAATACGGACGGGGGCTGGGGAGAGACCTGCGAGAGCTATGAACGGCCAAAATTACGCGGCCAGGGGAAAAGCACCGCTTCACAGACGGCATGGGCTATATTGGGCCTGGTCGCCGCCGGGGAAGCTCAAAACCCTGTTGTCAAAAAGGGCGTCGATTATTTGCTGCAGACACAAAACACGGAGGGAACCTGGTGGGAGGACGAATTCACCGGAACGGGGTTTCCCGTCCACTTTTTTATCAAATACCACATGTACCAGCACTTTTTCCCCTTGATGGCTTTATCGCGCTATCGTAATGCCGTGGAAGAGGAAAAAACCACCGTTTCCTAG
- the argJ gene encoding arginine biosynthesis bifunctional protein ArgJ, whose protein sequence is MTQSTTRMPQVPGFRASGIACGLKTNGKKDLALILSETPATAAGVFTKNRVQAASVILSRQTLKKSRPIRAVIVNSGNANACIGRQGMIDCKFLIDRLAQELSISTQEILIASTGVIGVPLPPNTLADGVPELVAKCSLKGWKNAAEAIMTTDLVPKTAALNFTLGKNKIVMGGITKGSGMIHPNMGTMLAFVQTNANINAATLRQAIKEANDASFNSITVDGDTSTNDMFIVMANGQAKNPSIRKGSKEYARFVEALTEVSKSLAFQIVEDGEGATKFVTVSVTGAKTRNHAHKVATTVAKSSLVKTAIFGEDPNWGRILCAVGYAGVPLNSEKIVIRLNQATLYKNGAPAKGASMESLRKKMQKKSILISIDLDSGKESAEVYTCDLSYDYVRINAEYTS, encoded by the coding sequence ATGACCCAGTCAACCACGCGCATGCCCCAGGTTCCGGGCTTTCGGGCCTCAGGAATCGCCTGTGGCCTCAAAACCAACGGTAAAAAAGATCTCGCTCTCATTCTTTCAGAGACGCCGGCCACCGCCGCCGGAGTCTTCACCAAAAACCGCGTGCAGGCGGCCAGTGTGATCTTAAGCCGCCAGACTCTGAAAAAATCCCGGCCCATCCGCGCCGTCATCGTCAACAGCGGCAACGCCAACGCCTGCATCGGGCGCCAGGGAATGATCGACTGCAAATTCCTCATCGACCGCCTGGCCCAGGAACTTTCCATTTCGACCCAGGAAATCCTGATCGCTTCAACGGGCGTGATCGGCGTTCCATTGCCCCCAAACACCTTGGCGGACGGCGTTCCCGAGCTGGTCGCAAAATGCTCGTTAAAGGGATGGAAAAACGCCGCGGAAGCGATCATGACCACCGATCTCGTCCCAAAAACCGCGGCCCTCAATTTCACCCTGGGAAAAAACAAAATCGTGATGGGCGGCATCACCAAGGGGTCCGGAATGATTCACCCAAATATGGGAACCATGCTGGCCTTCGTGCAAACCAACGCCAATATAAATGCCGCTACTTTACGTCAAGCCATCAAAGAAGCCAATGACGCGTCGTTCAACAGCATCACCGTGGATGGCGACACCAGCACCAACGATATGTTCATCGTGATGGCCAACGGGCAGGCGAAAAACCCTTCCATTCGAAAAGGTTCCAAGGAGTACGCCCGGTTCGTCGAGGCGCTGACCGAAGTGAGTAAGAGTCTTGCGTTTCAGATCGTCGAAGACGGCGAAGGAGCCACGAAATTCGTGACCGTCTCGGTCACCGGCGCAAAAACCCGCAACCACGCACATAAAGTCGCAACCACCGTGGCCAAATCTTCGCTGGTCAAGACCGCGATTTTTGGGGAAGACCCCAACTGGGGGCGCATCCTTTGCGCGGTCGGGTACGCCGGAGTCCCCCTGAACTCCGAGAAAATCGTGATCCGCCTCAATCAAGCCACTCTGTACAAAAACGGCGCACCCGCCAAGGGGGCTTCTATGGAATCGTTGCGGAAAAAAATGCAAAAAAAATCAATCCTCATTTCCATTGATCTGGACAGCGGCAAGGAGTCGGCAGAGGTCTATACCTGCGACCTGTCCTACGACTATGTCCGCATCAACGCCGAATACACCTCCTGA